A stretch of the Paenibacillus dendritiformis genome encodes the following:
- a CDS encoding methyl-accepting chemotaxis protein, with product MKFGFQTKMVLGLLIVSAVTYATSGFFIFILKPVLAPDMNAVVYDAIIFALGIFWTCFLGWLAARYVVNPLTQLAKAADEAAQGNLNVDIPDYRFHDEIRVLAESFGTMIRNLRSMIAEIKQSVEITTRNTEMLGDAMASAAAQIEHISRTAEEMNRGAEQQAEWTAESAATVERIHESALDVQRQAGNTERMTSDMLGALAASEEMLKSIIDGMLHAAESGQASIQTVERLNDQAAQIGDISIAVREIADQTHLLALNASIEAARAGEQGAGFAVIASQVRKLAEQSAEAVGSINERIVHMQAQVEEAVRLITAQVEMVSVEAGKKDDAAEALHTIAEVTRRASSSMRDIASAVGRQTEQFAATLGQTKQMAVVVGEMASGTRQVASATQEQTAMMQEIAASSEVLREQAARLKKQTEVFRG from the coding sequence ATGAAATTCGGATTTCAGACGAAAATGGTGTTGGGGTTGCTGATCGTATCGGCGGTCACGTATGCGACCAGCGGTTTTTTCATCTTTATTTTGAAGCCGGTCTTGGCGCCGGATATGAACGCCGTTGTCTATGATGCCATTATTTTTGCGCTTGGCATCTTCTGGACATGCTTTCTCGGGTGGCTGGCCGCCCGCTACGTCGTCAACCCGCTGACCCAGTTGGCGAAGGCGGCTGACGAAGCGGCGCAGGGCAATCTGAACGTCGACATTCCGGACTATCGCTTCCATGATGAGATTCGCGTTCTCGCCGAATCGTTCGGAACGATGATCCGCAACCTGCGGAGCATGATTGCGGAGATTAAGCAGAGCGTGGAGATTACGACGCGGAATACGGAAATGCTCGGGGATGCGATGGCGTCGGCAGCCGCGCAGATTGAGCATATTTCAAGAACGGCGGAGGAAATGAACCGTGGGGCCGAGCAGCAGGCCGAATGGACGGCCGAATCGGCGGCGACGGTGGAACGGATCCACGAGTCCGCGCTGGACGTGCAGCGCCAGGCAGGCAATACCGAGCGGATGACCTCTGATATGCTGGGAGCGCTGGCCGCCAGCGAGGAGATGCTCAAGTCGATCATCGACGGCATGCTTCATGCCGCCGAATCCGGCCAAGCCTCCATTCAGACCGTGGAGCGACTGAATGATCAGGCTGCCCAGATTGGGGATATTTCCATTGCCGTACGCGAGATCGCGGATCAGACGCATCTTCTGGCCTTGAATGCGTCAATCGAAGCGGCCCGTGCCGGGGAGCAGGGCGCCGGCTTCGCGGTTATCGCCTCCCAGGTTCGCAAGCTGGCCGAACAGAGCGCCGAAGCCGTCGGCAGCATTAACGAGCGCATCGTACATATGCAGGCCCAGGTTGAAGAAGCGGTTCGGCTCATTACCGCCCAAGTGGAGATGGTCAGCGTCGAAGCGGGTAAAAAAGACGATGCCGCGGAAGCGCTTCACACGATTGCGGAAGTGACGCGGCGGGCATCCTCTTCGATGCGCGATATCGCATCGGCGGTCGGACGGCAGACCGAGCAATTTGCCGCTACCCTGGGACAGACGAAGCAGATGGCCGTCGTCGTGGGAGAGATGGCGTCAGGCACAAGGCAGGTGGCGAGCGCCACGCAGGAGCAGACCGCGATGATGCAGGAGATCGCCGCATCCTCGGAGGTGCTGCGGGAGCAGGCAGCGCGCTTGAAGAAGCAGACCGAAGTGTTCCGGGGCTGA
- a CDS encoding thioredoxin domain-containing protein: MAKTTKPRTASSSRKGKKGNDRAFLLMIPIAIVVLGVLIYVLNQQGEKMKREEMANQPPVEFNLEGQPTLGNADAPVTIVEFGDYKCPACKIWNDTIYPQVKADYIDTGKVKFTFLNKLVIPRSELAAEAAEEVYRQQPEAFWSFHHELYRAQQDERKDWATAPFLVDFAQRTVPDLDSAQLEKALQDRTMRDEVMKDEQQAAQAQVHGTPTVFVDGVEFNGDYLDYEGLKAMIDKALEKAK; this comes from the coding sequence TTGGCAAAAACTACGAAACCACGCACGGCTTCAAGCTCGCGCAAAGGAAAAAAAGGGAATGATCGCGCCTTTTTGTTAATGATCCCCATTGCGATTGTCGTCTTGGGCGTTCTTATTTATGTCTTGAATCAGCAAGGGGAGAAAATGAAGCGGGAAGAGATGGCGAACCAGCCTCCGGTTGAGTTCAATCTTGAGGGACAGCCTACGCTTGGAAATGCCGATGCTCCCGTAACGATTGTGGAATTCGGCGATTACAAATGCCCGGCCTGCAAAATTTGGAATGATACCATATACCCTCAAGTGAAAGCGGACTATATCGATACCGGCAAAGTGAAATTCACGTTTTTGAATAAGCTCGTGATTCCACGCTCCGAATTGGCGGCCGAGGCGGCCGAAGAGGTCTATCGCCAGCAGCCGGAAGCATTCTGGTCTTTCCATCACGAGCTGTACCGCGCGCAGCAGGACGAGAGGAAGGACTGGGCGACCGCGCCGTTCCTGGTCGATTTCGCCCAGCGCACGGTGCCGGATCTCGATTCGGCCCAGCTGGAAAAGGCGCTTCAGGATCGCACGATGCGGGATGAAGTGATGAAGGACGAGCAGCAAGCGGCTCAAGCCCAGGTCCACGGCACGCCGACGGTGTTCGTGGACGGCGTGGAGTTCAACGGCGATTATCTTGACTATGAAGGCCTCAAAGCAATGATCGATAAAGCTTTGGAGAAGGCGAAATAA
- a CDS encoding alpha/beta hydrolase gives MIYIFLACTLIILFVLIAWIVPRYAVYQMTRKKPATYDNCFELLEQYRVFSKKEFDDCDKEEIFIRSRDGLKLHGTYIEKHPYSDRIVIIVHGYTSALPWSAQFMNMFFKLGYNALLIDQRRHGQSEGIRTTFGFKEKGDIEDWVDWIIEKKGTDCTIGLHGQSFGGGTVLEYAANPHPRVKFIVADCPYSDLTELIHHQVAVLNRLPAWPFMKLIDILLESKAGFRLNDVSPIRVMRTCKLPILFIHGAADIFVPTQMSIDMYEAKPEPKELLLVDEATHGVAYCYDKERYADTVIQFVIEHTGLPTAREMEEIHPGKHKDSAPVEQPYRLPGAP, from the coding sequence ATGATCTACATCTTCCTGGCCTGCACGCTTATCATTCTCTTCGTTCTAATCGCATGGATTGTTCCGAGATATGCCGTCTACCAGATGACCCGCAAAAAACCGGCCACCTACGACAATTGCTTCGAGCTGTTGGAGCAATATCGCGTCTTCAGCAAAAAGGAATTCGACGATTGCGACAAAGAAGAAATTTTTATTCGCAGCCGCGACGGATTGAAGCTTCACGGCACCTACATTGAAAAGCATCCCTATTCCGATCGCATTGTCATTATCGTGCACGGATACACATCCGCCCTTCCCTGGTCGGCCCAATTCATGAACATGTTCTTCAAGCTCGGGTACAATGCCCTTCTGATCGATCAGCGGCGGCACGGACAGAGCGAGGGAATCCGCACCACCTTCGGATTCAAGGAAAAGGGCGACATTGAAGACTGGGTAGACTGGATTATCGAAAAGAAAGGAACGGACTGCACCATTGGGCTGCATGGCCAGTCTTTTGGCGGGGGCACCGTGCTGGAGTACGCGGCGAATCCTCATCCGCGCGTGAAATTCATCGTCGCCGATTGTCCTTATTCCGATCTGACCGAGCTCATACACCATCAGGTCGCCGTACTGAATCGCCTTCCGGCCTGGCCCTTCATGAAATTGATCGATATCCTGCTGGAAAGCAAAGCCGGCTTCCGGTTGAACGATGTCAGCCCAATCAGGGTGATGCGGACCTGCAAGCTTCCGATCCTGTTCATCCACGGGGCGGCGGATATATTCGTTCCGACCCAAATGAGCATCGATATGTACGAAGCCAAGCCCGAGCCCAAGGAACTGCTGCTGGTAGACGAAGCTACCCATGGGGTTGCCTATTGCTACGACAAAGAACGGTATGCCGACACAGTGATCCAATTCGTCATCGAACATACCGGCCTTCCAACCGCCCGCGAAATGGAGGAGATCCATCCGGGCAAGCACAAAGACTCGGCCCCGGTCGAGCAGCCGTACCGCCTGCCAGGCGCACCATGA
- a CDS encoding disulfide oxidoreductase yields the protein MSSIRRYAVHLAWLVAVIATGGSLYMSEVLLWEPCKLCWVQRIFMYPLVLLLGIAAYRGDRGIFRYALPLSIIGGSVSIYHYMVQKVPGMEEISPCRTGVPCGSDYLDLFGWVTIPLLALVAFVLITILLFTASKDESEE from the coding sequence ATGTCGAGCATTCGACGATATGCTGTGCATCTTGCTTGGCTCGTCGCCGTCATCGCGACGGGCGGCAGCTTATATATGAGTGAAGTCCTGCTCTGGGAACCATGCAAGCTGTGCTGGGTACAGCGTATCTTCATGTATCCGCTTGTTCTGCTGCTGGGGATTGCCGCTTACCGCGGCGATCGGGGGATTTTCCGCTACGCCTTGCCGCTGTCGATCATCGGAGGCTCGGTGTCCATTTATCATTACATGGTGCAGAAAGTTCCTGGCATGGAGGAGATCTCGCCTTGCCGGACCGGCGTGCCTTGCGGCTCCGATTACCTTGATCTATTTGGCTGGGTTACCATTCCGTTGCTGGCTCTCGTTGCTTTTGTCTTGATTACGATCCTGTTGTTCACCGCGAGTAAGGACGAATCCGAAGAGTAG
- a CDS encoding glycoside hydrolase family 35 protein produces MTTLSYNKGQFTMGDRPIQLISGAIHYFRVVPAYWEDRLRKIKAMGCNCIETYVAWNVHEPREGEFHFEGMADVANFIRLAGELGLYVIVRPSPYICAEWEFGGLPAWLLKDDIRLRCSDPRFLKKVAAYYDALLPQLTPLLATKGGPIIAVQIENEYGSYGNDQAYLQAQRTMLIERGIDVLLFTSDGPQDDMLQGGMAEGVLATVNFGSRPKEAFDKLREYQPDGPLMCMEYWNGWFDHWFEQHHTRDAEDAVRVLDDMLGMGASVNFYMAHGGTNFGFGSGANHGEKYEPTVTSYDYDAAISESGDLTPKFHAFREVIGKYASLPEEELPANTPKADYGSAPITRRVRLFDTLEPMTEARDSICPEPMEKYGQNNGFIVYSTRVSGPRPESRLTIQDVRDRALVFLDRKLAGVVERWNPQSIPVTIPEGGAQLDILVENMGRVNYGPQLYDRKGITHGVRLNGQFLFHWQVRSLELETLAGLSFDAGTAAWEEEQPGFYEAKLVIEEEPKDTFLRLDGWTKGVVFVNGFNLGRYWVAGPQQTLYVPGPLLRQGENKIIVFELHREGEPLRFEAAPSLSK; encoded by the coding sequence ATGACAACGCTTTCTTATAACAAAGGGCAATTTACGATGGGAGACCGTCCCATTCAGCTTATTTCCGGCGCGATACATTATTTTCGCGTAGTGCCGGCCTATTGGGAGGATCGTCTGCGTAAAATCAAGGCGATGGGCTGCAACTGCATCGAAACGTACGTAGCCTGGAATGTGCATGAGCCGCGCGAGGGCGAGTTTCATTTCGAAGGCATGGCGGATGTGGCGAACTTCATCCGCCTCGCGGGCGAGCTTGGATTGTATGTGATTGTCCGCCCAAGCCCGTACATTTGCGCCGAGTGGGAATTCGGCGGCCTCCCGGCCTGGCTGTTGAAGGATGACATAAGATTGCGCTGCAGCGATCCGCGGTTTTTGAAGAAGGTGGCCGCTTATTATGATGCGCTGCTTCCTCAATTGACGCCGCTGTTGGCCACCAAGGGAGGTCCGATTATTGCCGTTCAGATCGAGAACGAATATGGAAGCTACGGCAACGACCAGGCATATCTGCAAGCGCAGCGCACGATGCTGATAGAGCGCGGAATCGACGTGCTGCTGTTCACCTCGGACGGCCCACAGGACGATATGCTGCAGGGAGGCATGGCGGAAGGGGTGCTCGCGACCGTCAACTTCGGTTCCCGCCCGAAGGAAGCGTTCGACAAGCTGCGGGAGTACCAGCCCGATGGGCCGCTCATGTGCATGGAGTATTGGAACGGCTGGTTCGACCATTGGTTCGAACAGCACCATACCCGCGATGCGGAGGATGCCGTCCGGGTGCTTGACGACATGCTCGGCATGGGCGCCTCCGTCAATTTCTATATGGCGCACGGGGGGACGAACTTCGGGTTCGGCAGCGGCGCCAACCACGGCGAGAAATATGAGCCGACCGTTACAAGCTATGATTATGACGCCGCGATTAGCGAGTCCGGGGATTTGACGCCGAAGTTCCATGCCTTCCGAGAAGTTATCGGCAAATATGCCTCCCTTCCAGAGGAGGAACTGCCCGCGAATACGCCGAAGGCGGACTATGGCTCGGCCCCGATCACTCGCCGCGTAAGACTGTTCGATACCCTGGAACCGATGACGGAGGCCCGGGACAGCATCTGCCCGGAACCGATGGAGAAGTATGGGCAGAACAACGGCTTCATCGTCTATTCGACTCGCGTCAGCGGTCCGCGTCCGGAGAGCCGGTTGACGATTCAGGATGTGCGGGATCGGGCGCTCGTCTTTCTTGATCGCAAGCTGGCCGGCGTCGTGGAGCGATGGAATCCGCAATCGATTCCGGTCACGATTCCGGAAGGCGGAGCCCAGTTGGACATCCTGGTCGAAAATATGGGCCGGGTCAATTACGGGCCTCAACTGTACGATCGCAAAGGCATTACGCACGGCGTGCGCCTGAACGGACAGTTCCTGTTCCACTGGCAGGTACGCTCGTTGGAGCTCGAGACGCTTGCCGGATTGAGCTTCGATGCAGGCACTGCGGCATGGGAAGAGGAACAGCCCGGATTCTATGAAGCGAAGCTCGTTATTGAGGAAGAACCGAAGGATACATTTCTCCGTCTGGACGGTTGGACGAAGGGCGTTGTCTTCGTGAACGGCTTCAATCTGGGACGATATTGGGTTGCAGGCCCGCAGCAAACTCTGTATGTTCCGGGGCCGCTGCTACGCCAGGGCGAGAATAAAATCATCGTCTTCGAGCTCCATCGGGAAGGGGAGCCGCTGCGGTTTGAAGCAGCCCCTTCTTTATCGAAATAA
- a CDS encoding DUF4091 domain-containing protein — translation MYIGLTNMFHRETRTWKEWAHYTQHAAEGSAPCEIISCRRDSAAFQVLVADDQPFLLTTRPDALFWKGGPLRIARIEVSAEGVRVRPEIKLVGFIEDDDGTPKADLLLEDAHFHVQARQVQPVWVEWHADEKMEPGTYEGKVRIYTHTLFEDEQLAGECSFRWTVLPQTLPEPRAYRFYLDLWQHSSNIARKYHTGYWTEEHFSVLDAYLESMARLGQKALTVIASEIPWSGQFSHNDREPSDLFEYSIVGVRRSADGAFHYDFSALDRYIALGEKHGICEEIEVFGLLNIWQEADAGYGAIVEGAPDGMRIRYYDEASGTYRFMRGEGDLKAYVQALEKHFVAAGRIDRVRILADEPAEYDLFHRRLTWLRSTAPSFRYKVAINHVEFVEKGLGGVSDYVPLFNCVVKEHQRLMDQRPSIEGKLLYYVCCNPARPNTFLASPPLESRLIAWFAERLGTDGFLRWNYTVWPDKPLKRIAYRSEIWKAGDTNFVYPGPLGKPLLSLRYKWLQRGIRDYELMQLLKEEGKYAQVQASLDRVFRFGDIRECDPERGAAPEALYSLKAEDYDSLLFQLGSGLAQA, via the coding sequence ATGTATATTGGCTTGACAAATATGTTTCATAGGGAAACGCGCACTTGGAAGGAATGGGCCCATTATACCCAACATGCGGCGGAAGGCAGTGCCCCTTGTGAGATAATCAGCTGCCGGCGGGACAGCGCCGCGTTCCAGGTGCTTGTGGCGGACGATCAGCCTTTCCTGCTGACGACACGGCCGGATGCGCTGTTCTGGAAGGGGGGCCCGCTTCGCATCGCCCGCATCGAAGTGTCGGCCGAGGGCGTACGCGTGCGGCCGGAGATCAAGCTTGTCGGCTTCATCGAAGATGACGACGGCACGCCGAAGGCTGATCTGCTGCTTGAGGATGCCCATTTTCATGTGCAAGCCCGGCAGGTGCAGCCGGTATGGGTGGAATGGCATGCGGACGAGAAGATGGAGCCGGGAACATACGAAGGGAAGGTGCGCATCTACACGCATACGTTGTTCGAGGATGAACAACTGGCAGGAGAATGCAGCTTCCGCTGGACCGTATTGCCGCAGACGCTGCCCGAGCCGCGAGCTTATCGATTCTATCTCGATTTGTGGCAGCATAGCTCCAATATTGCGCGCAAATATCATACCGGCTACTGGACGGAAGAGCATTTCTCCGTACTGGACGCCTACCTGGAGAGCATGGCCCGGCTGGGGCAAAAGGCATTGACCGTCATCGCATCCGAGATTCCGTGGTCCGGACAATTCTCCCATAACGACCGCGAGCCGTCCGATCTGTTCGAGTACAGCATCGTCGGCGTCCGCAGAAGCGCGGACGGCGCCTTCCACTATGATTTTTCCGCGCTGGACCGATACATTGCGTTGGGAGAGAAGCATGGCATTTGCGAGGAGATCGAGGTCTTCGGGCTGTTGAACATTTGGCAGGAAGCCGATGCGGGGTACGGGGCGATTGTCGAGGGTGCTCCCGACGGGATGCGTATCCGATACTACGACGAAGCTAGCGGAACGTACCGCTTTATGCGGGGAGAGGGGGACTTGAAGGCGTATGTTCAGGCGTTGGAGAAGCATTTTGTGGCCGCCGGCCGGATCGATCGCGTTCGGATTCTGGCAGACGAGCCGGCTGAATATGATCTGTTCCATCGCCGCCTGACCTGGCTGCGCAGCACGGCTCCTTCCTTCCGTTACAAGGTTGCGATCAACCACGTAGAGTTTGTGGAAAAAGGCTTGGGGGGCGTATCCGATTATGTGCCCTTGTTCAATTGCGTCGTGAAGGAGCATCAGCGGCTGATGGACCAGCGTCCGTCGATCGAGGGCAAGCTGCTCTATTACGTCTGCTGCAACCCGGCCCGCCCGAATACGTTCCTGGCTTCCCCGCCGCTGGAGAGCCGGCTCATCGCTTGGTTCGCGGAGCGCCTCGGCACGGATGGCTTCTTGCGCTGGAACTATACCGTCTGGCCCGATAAGCCGCTGAAGCGGATCGCCTACCGCTCTGAAATATGGAAGGCCGGCGATACGAACTTCGTCTATCCGGGCCCGCTGGGCAAGCCGCTATTGTCCCTGCGTTACAAATGGCTGCAGCGCGGCATCCGCGACTATGAACTGATGCAGCTTTTGAAGGAGGAAGGCAAATACGCCCAGGTGCAGGCTTCCCTCGATCGCGTCTTCCGGTTTGGAGACATAAGGGAATGCGATCCGGAGCGCGGAGCTGCTCCCGAAGCCCTGTACAGCCTCAAGGCCGAAGATTACGACAGCCTGCTGTTCCAGCTTGGATCAGGCCTGGCTCAGGCGTAA